A genome region from Mycolicibacterium litorale includes the following:
- a CDS encoding ABC transporter ATP-binding protein, with amino-acid sequence MSVTDWRGRVKENQDPEDGGDLPIDENLPRRREARALLWSLLRPYRVTVFLLALVVVVENAARLLVPLLVQRGIDHGIPPLLEGGPARELMLIVGALCGVVVVQALSRMFFLRRSGRIGQKVLLELRRRVFRHFQRLDIAFHDRYTSGRVVSRSTNDVEAIQDMLETGFDSLITAVLTLVGTAILLVTLDVKLGLMCLAAFPILVALVWWFRTESAKTYRKVRESAALVIVQFVETMTGIKAVQAYRREPRNQEIFEGIADEYREINEKTFKLLAIFMPGVKLVGNITTGVVLLYGGSRVLHGEMTIGTLTAFLLYLRMFFEPMQEISQFFNTFQSASSALEKLAGVLAEKPGIQDPEDPVRLDSVRGEISFDDVTFGYSPDRPVLPDLSLHVPAGQTVALVGTTGAGKTTIAKLIARFYDPTSGSVTLDGTDLRRLSQSELRRHVVMVTQENFMFEGTVADNIRFGKPDATDDEVRAAAEAVGADRFIATLPEGYDTDVAKRGGRLSAGQRQLVAFARAFLADPAVLILDEATSSLDIPSERMVQRALETVLSDRTALVIAHRLSTVAIADRVLVLEGGRIVEDGSPAELIANAGGRYAALHRAWEQSLA; translated from the coding sequence ATGAGCGTCACCGACTGGCGCGGACGCGTCAAGGAGAACCAGGACCCAGAAGACGGCGGAGACCTCCCGATCGACGAGAACCTGCCCCGCCGCCGCGAGGCGCGGGCGCTGCTGTGGTCGCTGCTTCGGCCGTACCGGGTGACGGTGTTCCTCCTCGCGCTCGTCGTGGTGGTGGAGAACGCGGCGCGGCTGTTGGTGCCGCTGCTGGTGCAGCGCGGCATCGACCATGGCATCCCGCCGCTGCTCGAGGGTGGGCCTGCGCGTGAGTTGATGCTTATCGTCGGCGCGCTGTGCGGGGTCGTGGTCGTGCAGGCGCTCAGCCGGATGTTCTTCCTGCGCCGTTCGGGGCGGATCGGCCAGAAGGTGCTGTTGGAGTTGCGCCGCCGGGTGTTCCGGCATTTCCAGCGTCTCGACATCGCCTTCCACGACCGGTACACGTCCGGGCGGGTGGTGAGCCGATCGACCAACGACGTCGAGGCCATCCAAGACATGCTGGAAACCGGATTCGACAGCCTGATCACCGCGGTGCTCACCTTGGTCGGTACGGCCATCCTGCTGGTGACGCTCGACGTGAAGCTGGGCCTGATGTGCCTGGCGGCGTTCCCGATCCTGGTGGCACTGGTGTGGTGGTTCCGCACCGAATCGGCCAAGACGTATCGCAAGGTGCGGGAGAGCGCCGCGCTGGTGATCGTGCAGTTCGTCGAGACGATGACCGGGATCAAGGCGGTCCAGGCCTACCGCCGCGAACCGCGCAATCAGGAGATCTTCGAGGGAATCGCCGACGAGTACCGCGAGATCAACGAGAAGACGTTCAAACTGCTCGCTATCTTCATGCCGGGGGTGAAGCTGGTCGGCAACATCACCACCGGTGTGGTGCTGCTGTACGGCGGTTCGCGGGTGCTGCACGGCGAGATGACGATCGGCACGCTGACCGCGTTCCTGCTGTACCTGCGGATGTTCTTCGAACCCATGCAGGAGATCTCGCAGTTCTTCAACACCTTCCAGTCAGCGTCCTCGGCGCTGGAGAAGCTGGCCGGGGTGCTGGCGGAGAAGCCGGGCATCCAGGACCCCGAGGATCCGGTGCGCCTGGACTCGGTGCGCGGTGAGATCTCGTTCGACGATGTGACGTTCGGGTATTCGCCGGACCGGCCGGTGCTGCCGGACCTGTCGCTGCACGTGCCCGCCGGTCAGACCGTGGCGCTGGTCGGTACGACGGGGGCGGGCAAGACGACGATCGCGAAGTTGATCGCCCGGTTCTACGACCCGACGTCGGGTTCGGTCACGTTGGACGGCACCGATCTGCGGCGGCTGTCGCAGAGCGAACTGCGCAGGCATGTGGTGATGGTGACGCAGGAGAACTTCATGTTCGAGGGTACGGTCGCCGACAACATCCGGTTCGGTAAGCCGGACGCCACCGACGACGAGGTGCGCGCGGCCGCCGAAGCCGTTGGCGCGGACCGGTTCATCGCGACGCTGCCCGAGGGCTACGACACCGACGTCGCCAAGCGCGGTGGCCGGTTGTCGGCGGGGCAGCGTCAGCTGGTCGCGTTCGCGCGGGCGTTCCTGGCGGATCCGGCGGTGCTGATCCTCGACGAGGCGACGTCGTCGCTCGACATCCCGAGCGAGCGGATGGTGCAGCGCGCGTTGGAGACGGTGCTGTCCGATCGGACGGCGCTGGTGATCGCGCACCGGCTGTCGACGGTCGCGATCGCCGACCGGGTGCTGGTGCTCGAAGGCGGCCGCATCGTCGAAGACGGTTCACCCGCGGAGCTCATCGCGAACGCCGGCGGGCGGTACGCGGCGCTGCACCGCGCGTGGGAGCAATCGCTGGCCTGA
- a CDS encoding ABC transporter ATP-binding protein yields MNIETVARQTLYRQAHARGGDLHSLADRALLRRIWRFAGRHHRRIAAFVAVSVLSATLAVATPVLAGRVVDEITNGGAPSVVVGLAAIIATVAFAEAAVSLLTRWLSSNIGEGLIFDLRTAVFDHVQKMPVAFFMRTRTGALVSRLGNDVLGAQRAFSDTLSGVVSNLVTLTLTLAVMLAISWQITVVALVLVPVFVLPARRIGAKMAHLSRESAIHNATMNTQMTERFSAPGATLVKLFGRPASESHEFAVRAGRVRDIGVRSAMLQSTFMNSLTLMSALALALVYGLGGVIALGGHLQAGAIVSLALLLTRLYAPLTALANARVEIASALVSFERVFEVLDLEPLIRESPDAIPVPDGPVRVEFDHVRFSYPTAEKVSLASLEEVAVLDDRDDGEVLHGITFTAEPGQMVALVGSSGAGKSTIAALLARLYDVDSGAVRLAGIDVRDLTFASLRDTVGMVTQDGHLFHESIRANLLLAAPDASDDQLWEVLRRARLADVVAAMPDGLDTVVGERGYRLSGGQRQRLTIARLLLGRSRVVVLDEATAALDSASEAAVQQALAEALAGRTSLVIAHRLSTVRAADVILVVEDGRIVERGTHQQLLGRGGRYAELYETQFGPQESEAVA; encoded by the coding sequence ATGAACATCGAAACGGTCGCCCGGCAGACCCTCTACCGACAGGCGCACGCCCGCGGCGGGGATCTGCACTCGCTGGCGGACCGTGCGCTGCTGCGCCGCATCTGGCGCTTCGCCGGACGCCACCACCGCAGGATCGCCGCGTTCGTGGCGGTCAGCGTGCTCAGCGCGACGCTCGCGGTGGCCACACCCGTGCTGGCAGGCCGGGTGGTCGACGAGATCACCAACGGCGGCGCGCCGTCGGTCGTCGTCGGGCTGGCGGCGATCATCGCGACGGTGGCGTTCGCCGAGGCGGCCGTCTCGCTGCTGACCCGCTGGCTGTCGTCGAACATCGGCGAGGGCCTGATCTTCGACCTGCGCACGGCGGTGTTCGACCACGTGCAGAAGATGCCGGTCGCGTTCTTCATGCGCACCCGCACCGGCGCGCTGGTCAGCCGCCTGGGCAACGACGTGCTCGGCGCGCAGCGGGCGTTCTCCGACACGCTGTCCGGTGTCGTGTCCAACCTCGTCACGCTGACCTTGACGCTCGCGGTCATGCTGGCGATCTCCTGGCAGATCACGGTCGTCGCGCTGGTGCTGGTGCCGGTGTTCGTGCTGCCCGCCCGGCGGATCGGCGCGAAGATGGCGCATCTGTCGCGGGAGAGCGCCATCCACAACGCGACGATGAACACCCAGATGACCGAACGGTTCTCCGCGCCGGGCGCCACGCTGGTCAAGCTGTTCGGCCGGCCGGCGTCGGAGTCGCACGAATTCGCCGTCCGCGCCGGGCGGGTGCGCGACATCGGGGTGCGCTCGGCGATGCTGCAGTCGACGTTCATGAACTCGCTGACGTTGATGTCGGCGCTCGCGTTGGCGCTGGTCTACGGGCTGGGCGGGGTGATCGCCCTCGGCGGTCACCTGCAGGCCGGGGCGATCGTGTCGCTGGCGCTGCTGCTGACCCGGCTCTATGCACCGCTGACCGCGTTGGCCAACGCGCGGGTCGAGATCGCCAGTGCGCTGGTGTCTTTCGAGCGGGTCTTCGAGGTGCTCGACCTGGAACCGCTGATCCGCGAGTCGCCCGACGCGATCCCGGTGCCCGACGGTCCGGTGCGCGTGGAGTTCGATCACGTGCGCTTCTCCTACCCGACGGCCGAGAAGGTCTCGCTGGCCTCGCTCGAAGAGGTCGCCGTGCTCGACGACCGCGACGACGGCGAGGTGCTGCACGGGATCACCTTCACCGCCGAGCCGGGACAGATGGTGGCGCTGGTCGGGTCGTCGGGCGCCGGTAAGTCGACGATCGCGGCGCTGCTCGCGCGCCTCTACGACGTCGACTCGGGGGCGGTCCGGCTGGCCGGCATCGATGTGCGCGACCTGACGTTCGCATCGCTGCGCGACACCGTCGGCATGGTCACCCAGGACGGGCACCTGTTCCACGAGTCGATCCGCGCCAACCTGCTGCTTGCCGCACCGGACGCGAGTGATGACCAACTGTGGGAGGTGCTGCGCCGCGCCCGGCTGGCCGACGTCGTCGCCGCGATGCCCGACGGGCTGGACACCGTTGTCGGTGAGCGCGGCTACCGTCTCTCGGGCGGGCAGCGGCAACGGCTGACCATCGCCCGCCTGCTGTTGGGGAGGTCGCGGGTGGTGGTGCTCGACGAGGCGACAGCGGCGTTGGACTCGGCGTCGGAGGCTGCGGTGCAGCAGGCGCTGGCCGAGGCGCTGGCCGGCCGGACGTCGCTGGTGATCGCCCACCGGCTGTCGACGGTGCGCGCGGCCGACGTGATCCTCGTGGTCGAGGACGGCCGGATCGTGGAACGCGGCACGCATCAGCAGCTCCTCGGCCGCGGCGGCCGCTACGCCGAGCTGTACGAGACCCAGTTCGGTCCGCAGGAGTCGGAGGCGGTTGCGTGA
- a CDS encoding NAD(P)-binding protein, with product MQTLEADYLVVGAGAMGMAFVDTLIAESDATVVIVDRNHAPGGHWTTAYPYVRLHQPSAYYGVNSRDLGSGAIDQSGPNAGFYELAGGAEVCAYYETVMRQQLLPSGRVTYLPMSEHLGGGRIRTLGGEDLEVAARRTVVSHLDVVVPSMRPPAYAVADKVECVPPNALPRSAPHDRYVIVGAGKTAMDACVFLLRHGVAPQRLTWIKPREAWLMDRATVQPGAKFAKRVLTDFTAQLTAVRDASSFHDLFGRLEAKGCLLRVDESVEPTMYRCAIVSQGELELLRSIDDVVRLGQVTAIEPGRVTLTGGSLDVDASALFVDCTADGLGDKAPAPVFDGDRITLQTVRTCQPAFSASVIGHVEAAYGDDDTRNAFCGPVPYPHVPADWLRMMLAFNRNQLQWFTDPEMMAWLDGARLNILHHVTAGVSERAREKIVSMLGSQLHDINDKLEALLAEV from the coding sequence GACGACCGCGTATCCGTACGTGCGGCTGCACCAACCGTCGGCGTACTACGGCGTCAACTCCCGCGATCTGGGCAGCGGTGCGATCGACCAGAGCGGACCCAACGCCGGGTTCTACGAACTGGCCGGCGGCGCGGAGGTGTGCGCGTACTACGAGACGGTGATGCGCCAGCAGCTGCTGCCGTCCGGACGGGTGACCTACCTGCCGATGAGCGAACACCTCGGCGGCGGCCGGATCCGCACGCTCGGCGGCGAGGATCTCGAGGTGGCGGCGCGGCGCACGGTGGTCAGCCACCTCGATGTCGTGGTGCCGTCGATGCGGCCACCGGCCTACGCCGTCGCCGACAAGGTCGAGTGTGTGCCGCCGAACGCGTTGCCGCGCAGCGCTCCCCATGACCGTTACGTCATCGTCGGTGCGGGCAAGACCGCGATGGACGCCTGCGTGTTCCTTCTGCGCCACGGGGTGGCGCCGCAGCGATTGACGTGGATCAAGCCCCGCGAGGCGTGGCTGATGGACCGCGCGACCGTGCAGCCGGGTGCGAAGTTCGCCAAGCGGGTGCTGACCGATTTCACCGCACAGCTCACGGCGGTCCGGGATGCGTCGTCGTTCCACGACCTCTTCGGCCGGTTGGAGGCGAAAGGATGCCTGCTGCGGGTCGACGAGTCGGTCGAGCCGACGATGTACCGCTGCGCGATCGTGTCGCAGGGGGAACTGGAGCTCCTGCGGAGCATCGACGACGTGGTGCGGCTGGGTCAGGTGACCGCGATCGAGCCCGGACGCGTCACGCTCACCGGTGGGAGCCTGGACGTGGACGCGTCGGCGCTGTTCGTGGACTGCACGGCCGACGGACTCGGCGACAAGGCGCCTGCGCCGGTCTTCGACGGCGACCGGATCACGTTGCAGACGGTGCGCACCTGCCAGCCCGCGTTCTCGGCGTCGGTGATCGGCCACGTCGAGGCCGCCTACGGCGACGACGACACCCGAAACGCGTTCTGCGGGCCGGTGCCCTACCCGCACGTGCCCGCGGACTGGCTTCGAATGATGTTGGCGTTCAACCGCAATCAGCTACAGTGGTTCACCGACCCGGAGATGATGGCCTGGCTCGACGGCGCCCGGCTCAACATCCTGCACCACGTCACCGCGGGAGTGAGCGAGCGGGCGCGCGAGAAGATCGTCAGCATGCTCGGCTCACAGTTGCACGACATCAACGACAAGCTGGAGGCACTTCTCGCGGAAGTGTGA
- a CDS encoding GGDEF domain-containing protein gives MARKRWLQGNHYEWMSDYLAARQMTGAVRIMMALIAASLAVCLLILLRFDGPQGTLPVAMTWTAVAFGAAGVALWAWRWPTHSQSVAFAVVSNAAIALSCLAYPDPQGALTGCISFATIAAYIAFFHSPALVLYNFLVTAAVCVTAAVRIAMAGYPAMAVVDLFIVVQINIAMPVAIHVLVRALGVDLARADRDPLTGLLNRRAFYAHTAKLLAGGTVHPGCHLIMVLVDLDDFKRINDTYGHQAGDETLTEVARALPRAVVGAPAVIGRIGGEEFVVAAVWDTHDPAPLAQRICEEIAALPEPVTASVGTACTPVGAARGSDESALERLVRAADAAMYEAKRAGGNMCHHLCEPRW, from the coding sequence GTGGCGAGGAAGCGCTGGTTGCAGGGCAACCACTACGAATGGATGAGCGATTATCTGGCCGCCCGCCAGATGACCGGGGCGGTCCGAATCATGATGGCGCTCATCGCCGCGTCGCTCGCGGTGTGCCTGCTGATCCTGCTGCGGTTCGACGGACCCCAAGGCACCCTGCCGGTCGCGATGACGTGGACCGCGGTCGCGTTCGGTGCCGCGGGCGTGGCGCTCTGGGCGTGGCGCTGGCCGACCCACTCCCAGTCCGTGGCCTTCGCGGTCGTGTCCAACGCCGCAATCGCGTTGTCCTGTCTGGCCTACCCGGATCCGCAGGGGGCCCTCACCGGGTGCATCTCGTTCGCGACCATCGCCGCCTACATCGCGTTCTTCCACTCGCCGGCGCTCGTGCTCTACAACTTCCTGGTGACGGCCGCGGTCTGCGTCACCGCCGCGGTGCGCATCGCGATGGCCGGATACCCGGCAATGGCTGTGGTGGACCTGTTCATCGTCGTGCAGATCAACATCGCCATGCCCGTCGCGATACACGTCCTCGTGCGGGCGCTCGGCGTCGACCTGGCCCGCGCCGACCGCGATCCGCTCACCGGGCTACTAAACCGGCGGGCCTTCTACGCCCACACCGCCAAGTTGCTCGCCGGCGGGACGGTACACCCCGGCTGCCACCTGATCATGGTGCTCGTCGACCTCGACGACTTCAAACGGATCAACGACACCTATGGACATCAGGCCGGTGACGAGACCCTGACGGAGGTGGCGCGTGCGCTGCCGCGCGCGGTCGTCGGCGCGCCCGCGGTGATCGGGCGGATCGGCGGCGAGGAATTCGTCGTCGCCGCCGTGTGGGACACGCACGATCCGGCCCCACTGGCGCAGCGGATCTGCGAGGAGATCGCGGCGCTGCCGGAGCCGGTGACGGCCAGCGTCGGCACCGCGTGCACGCCGGTCGGCGCGGCACGGGGCAGCGACGAGTCGGCGCTCGAGCGCCTCGTGCGGGCCGCGGATGCCGCGATGTACGAAGCGAAGCGGGCAGGCGGCAACATGTGTCACCACCTGTGCGAGCCACGCTGGTGA
- a CDS encoding ABC transporter ATP-binding protein, whose product MASPDSRALISAPAIAARRAQPRASSDLWRLLPYLMPYRVRWIAMLVVAIASLGATISIPLMTKAVIDGPVRHQDQHGLWVLGAAAMGVGITEAVLWFIRRWLVSRATMGVEADIRKDLYARLQILPMSFHGRWQSGQLLSRVMNDLSTIRRFMSFGLVFLVLNGLQIVVVTAILLSMYWPLGVVVLVSIVPITLTVLHFQREYTRLSRLAQDQSGHVATHVEEAALGLRVVKSFGREDYVYDRFDRQLTDLYDTQVGRVSVSAKFWTLLEIIPNLTLIVVLGFGAYAAGHGYVTLGTLVAFITMMLSLVWPIASLGFLLSMMQESYTAANRIAEIFDAPREIADGPRNDTPRGGRLELVDVGFRFPDSEDWALRHVSVTVEPGETLALVGATGSGKSVLAALLSRLYDVTEGSIRVDGIDIRELSLPALRQAVATAFEDPTLFSMSVAENLRLGRPDATDAQMAEAIEVAAAQFVYDLPFGLDTRIGEQGMSLSGGQRQRLSLARAILAAPQILVLDDTLSALDVHTEAVVEEALRRVLHAVTGIVVAHRASTVLLADKVALLDRVDPFGGTVTHVGTHAELLAEVPQYRYLLAADDELDDGCERAADWEDDAERERLDHTYTELEAADEACADPRFVTSEAERR is encoded by the coding sequence GTGGCCTCTCCGGACTCTCGCGCCTTGATCTCGGCGCCCGCGATCGCTGCTCGGCGGGCGCAGCCGAGAGCGAGCTCCGACCTGTGGCGGCTCCTGCCGTACCTCATGCCCTACCGCGTGCGCTGGATCGCGATGCTCGTCGTCGCGATCGCCAGCCTCGGCGCGACGATCTCGATCCCGCTGATGACCAAGGCTGTGATCGACGGGCCGGTGCGGCACCAGGATCAGCACGGGCTGTGGGTGCTCGGCGCCGCCGCGATGGGCGTGGGCATCACCGAGGCCGTGCTGTGGTTCATCCGCCGCTGGCTGGTCTCGCGCGCGACCATGGGCGTCGAGGCCGACATCCGCAAGGACCTCTACGCCCGGCTGCAGATCCTGCCGATGAGCTTCCACGGCCGCTGGCAGTCCGGTCAGCTGCTGTCACGGGTGATGAACGACCTGTCGACGATCAGGCGGTTCATGTCGTTCGGGCTGGTGTTCCTGGTGCTCAACGGTCTGCAGATCGTCGTCGTCACCGCGATCCTGCTGTCGATGTACTGGCCGCTGGGCGTGGTCGTGCTGGTCTCGATCGTGCCGATCACGTTGACGGTGCTGCACTTCCAGCGCGAGTACACCCGGCTGTCGCGGCTCGCGCAGGATCAGTCCGGCCACGTCGCCACGCACGTCGAGGAGGCGGCGCTGGGGCTGCGGGTGGTCAAGTCGTTCGGCCGGGAGGACTACGTCTACGACCGGTTCGACCGCCAGCTCACCGACCTCTACGACACCCAGGTCGGCCGGGTGTCGGTGTCGGCGAAGTTCTGGACCCTGCTCGAGATCATCCCGAACCTGACGCTGATCGTCGTGCTCGGTTTCGGCGCCTACGCCGCCGGCCACGGCTACGTCACGCTGGGCACGCTCGTCGCGTTCATCACGATGATGCTTTCGCTGGTGTGGCCGATCGCGTCGCTGGGCTTCCTGCTGTCGATGATGCAGGAGTCCTACACCGCGGCCAATCGCATCGCCGAGATCTTCGACGCGCCACGGGAGATCGCCGACGGCCCGCGCAACGACACTCCGCGCGGCGGGCGGCTGGAACTCGTCGACGTCGGGTTCCGGTTCCCCGACAGCGAGGACTGGGCCCTGCGGCATGTGAGCGTGACCGTCGAACCGGGGGAGACCCTCGCGCTGGTCGGCGCGACCGGATCGGGCAAATCGGTGCTGGCCGCGCTGCTGTCGCGGCTCTACGACGTCACCGAGGGTTCCATCCGCGTCGACGGCATCGACATCCGCGAGCTGTCGCTGCCCGCGCTGCGCCAGGCGGTCGCGACGGCGTTCGAGGACCCGACGCTGTTCTCGATGTCGGTCGCCGAGAACCTGCGGCTGGGCCGACCGGACGCCACCGACGCGCAGATGGCCGAGGCCATCGAGGTGGCCGCCGCGCAGTTCGTCTACGACCTGCCGTTCGGGCTCGACACCCGCATCGGCGAACAGGGCATGAGCCTGTCCGGCGGTCAGCGGCAACGGCTTTCGCTCGCCCGCGCCATCCTCGCCGCCCCGCAGATCCTCGTCCTCGACGACACGCTGTCCGCGCTCGACGTGCACACCGAGGCCGTCGTCGAGGAGGCGCTGCGCCGGGTGCTGCACGCGGTCACCGGCATCGTCGTCGCGCACCGGGCGTCGACGGTGCTGCTCGCCGACAAGGTCGCCTTGCTCGACAGGGTTGATCCTTTTGGGGGAACGGTCACCCACGTCGGCACGCACGCGGAACTGCTCGCCGAGGTGCCGCAGTACCGCTACCTGCTGGCCGCCGACGACGAGCTGGACGACGGGTGCGAACGCGCCGCCGACTGGGAGGACGACGCCGAGCGCGAGCGGTTGGACCACACCTACACCGAGCTCGAGGCGGCCGACGAGGCGTGCGCCGACCCGAGGTTCGTGACCTCGGAGGCCGAACGCCGATGA
- a CDS encoding PDDEXK family nuclease: MGRMFIGTEALASGAVTRHELARWHRRIYPDVYCAKRTELSLKDRIYGAWLWSGRRAVVAGLSAAAMQGAPWIDDDIPIELIWNNSHAPEGLVVRNDTLAADEVERFGRLPVTTCARTAFDLGRRLQRDAAVARLDALMWARRFAVGDVHALAARYPRARGLKALRMAMPLVDGGAASPRETWLRLLLTDNGYDNLITQIPIFDRHGLIGVADMGWPELKIAVEYDGDYHRTDRRRYVMDQRKLRRLEALGWIVIRVIAEDDVADVLARVDRARKLRHTELTQGVSRTFAA; this comes from the coding sequence ATGGGGAGGATGTTCATCGGCACCGAGGCGCTGGCCAGCGGCGCCGTCACACGACACGAGTTGGCGCGCTGGCACCGACGCATCTATCCAGACGTGTACTGCGCGAAGCGAACCGAACTGTCGCTCAAAGACCGCATCTACGGCGCTTGGCTGTGGTCGGGGCGACGCGCGGTGGTCGCCGGTCTGTCCGCCGCGGCGATGCAGGGGGCGCCGTGGATCGACGACGACATCCCGATCGAGTTGATCTGGAACAACTCCCATGCACCCGAGGGCCTGGTCGTCCGCAACGACACGCTGGCCGCGGACGAGGTCGAGCGCTTCGGTCGCCTGCCGGTCACCACGTGCGCTCGGACGGCCTTCGACCTCGGTCGGCGGCTGCAACGCGACGCGGCCGTCGCCCGCCTCGACGCCCTCATGTGGGCCCGTCGCTTCGCGGTCGGCGACGTCCACGCGCTGGCCGCCCGGTATCCGCGGGCGCGCGGATTGAAAGCCCTGCGTATGGCGATGCCGCTCGTCGACGGCGGTGCCGCTTCACCGAGGGAGACCTGGCTTCGCCTGCTCCTCACCGACAACGGCTACGACAACCTCATCACGCAGATCCCGATCTTCGACCGGCACGGGTTGATCGGCGTCGCCGACATGGGCTGGCCCGAACTGAAGATCGCCGTCGAGTACGACGGGGACTACCACCGCACCGACCGCAGGCGCTATGTGATGGACCAGCGAAAGCTACGCCGCCTCGAAGCGTTGGGCTGGATCGTCATTCGAGTCATCGCCGAGGACGACGTTGCCGACGTCCTCGCGCGCGTCGACCGCGCCAGGAAGCTCCGCCACACTGAACTCACGCAGGGGGTCTCCCGCACTTTCGCTGCGTAG
- a CDS encoding potassium channel family protein, giving the protein MTDDANRPQRLDAWERRVEWPLAAVAVVFLGAYAVDVLAEPKGFADFAVGAVTAVSWVIFALDYFIRLSLAPDRWRWFYRHLFDLAMVLLPLLRPLRLLRLVILISVLQRAVGNAIRGRVVTYTVSAAVLLVFVASLAVLENERYAPEAKITGFGEALWWSITTITTVGYGDITPVTTAGRWIAVLLMIGGISLVGSITATLASWIVQRVADEDSVGRSVTTEHIDMLLAEIDALRGEVRSLRGQQQADSAPGG; this is encoded by the coding sequence GTGACCGACGACGCGAATCGCCCGCAGCGGCTGGATGCCTGGGAGCGGCGGGTGGAGTGGCCGCTGGCGGCCGTCGCCGTCGTGTTCCTCGGGGCGTATGCCGTCGACGTGCTGGCCGAGCCGAAGGGTTTCGCGGACTTCGCCGTCGGCGCCGTCACCGCGGTGTCCTGGGTGATCTTCGCGCTCGACTACTTCATCAGACTCAGCCTGGCGCCCGACCGGTGGCGGTGGTTCTACCGGCACCTGTTCGACCTGGCGATGGTGCTGCTGCCGCTGCTGCGGCCGCTGCGCCTGCTGCGGCTGGTCATCTTGATCTCGGTGCTGCAGCGCGCCGTGGGCAACGCGATCCGCGGGCGAGTCGTCACCTACACCGTCTCGGCGGCGGTGCTACTGGTGTTCGTGGCGTCGCTGGCGGTCCTGGAGAACGAGCGCTACGCGCCCGAGGCGAAGATCACCGGCTTCGGTGAGGCGCTGTGGTGGTCGATCACCACGATCACCACCGTCGGGTACGGCGACATCACACCGGTGACGACCGCCGGGCGGTGGATCGCGGTGCTGCTGATGATCGGCGGCATCAGCCTGGTCGGTTCCATCACCGCGACGCTGGCGTCGTGGATCGTGCAACGGGTGGCCGACGAGGACTCGGTCGGCCGATCGGTGACGACCGAACACATCGACATGCTGCTCGCGGAGATCGACGCGCTGCGTGGTGAGGTGCGGTCGTTGCGCGGACAACAGCAGGCGGACTCGGCCCCCGGCGGATAG